In Phycisphaerae bacterium, the following proteins share a genomic window:
- a CDS encoding OmpA family protein → MRSVRLSVFFVLCTFVVLLANGCVSEQQHKDLKVQNRTQQKKIAELESELQTAKVELDQLKRQLDTAEGRGGVEVSALKQKIAALEEDLAKKKELIAMMQNQLLHGGASLPVELTSMLEEFAKGKEMVEYDSSKGIVKFKSDLIFEPGSDDVAPAASEVIKALCKILNSEQGKKFDVIIAGHTDDIRIGKPDTRAKHPTNWHLSAHRAISVMDIMSNSDITPERMSVRGFGEFRPVVPNAPNKKGNPQNRRVEIYIVPQGM, encoded by the coding sequence ATGAGAAGTGTTAGACTTTCGGTATTTTTTGTTTTATGTACTTTTGTCGTGTTGTTGGCAAATGGCTGCGTTTCAGAACAACAGCATAAAGATTTGAAAGTGCAAAACAGGACACAGCAAAAAAAGATAGCCGAGCTCGAGAGTGAACTACAAACCGCCAAGGTCGAACTTGACCAGTTAAAAAGACAACTCGATACTGCTGAAGGCCGCGGCGGTGTAGAGGTAAGCGCGCTGAAGCAAAAAATTGCCGCCCTCGAAGAAGACCTTGCAAAGAAAAAGGAACTGATTGCCATGATGCAAAATCAATTGCTCCATGGCGGGGCATCTTTGCCGGTGGAACTAACCTCTATGCTTGAGGAGTTTGCCAAAGGCAAGGAAATGGTTGAGTATGATTCAAGCAAAGGGATAGTCAAATTTAAGAGCGATTTGATTTTTGAACCCGGCAGTGACGACGTGGCACCTGCGGCCAGCGAAGTAATCAAGGCACTATGCAAGATCCTCAATTCGGAACAGGGCAAAAAATTTGATGTTATAATTGCAGGCCATACCGACGATATCCGCATCGGCAAGCCTGATACCCGCGCAAAACATCCGACCAACTGGCACCTGTCGGCTCACAGAGCAATATCCGTGATGGATATAATGTCAAACAGCGATATAACCCCGGAGCGTATGAGCGTGCGCGGTTTCGGTGAGTTCCGGCCGGTTGTACCGAACGCACCCAACAAAAAAGGTAATCCCCAAAACAGGCGGGTTGAAATTTATATCGTCCCACAGGGAATGTAA
- a CDS encoding OmpA family protein, whose product MRLGLVAAIVLVLISSAIAISLKLQNSKQEKHTRELESQLQTTTDNLQQKNDVLKADLANKITLIETMRKQLPGAAPLPAELISMLESWARGNELVTFEPNRSAVKFKSSLFAGGSAEVEPAGAEMLKSLCKILNTEQAKEFDIIIAGHTDNQPILNPATLAKHPSNLHLSVHRAISVFNVMTNNGIIPERVSVRGFGEYRPIVPNEPNMVGTPQNRRVEIYIVPRGI is encoded by the coding sequence ATGCGGCTCGGATTAGTCGCGGCTATTGTTCTTGTGCTCATTTCTTCGGCGATTGCGATCAGCCTCAAACTCCAAAACTCCAAGCAGGAAAAACACACAAGAGAGCTTGAAAGTCAACTGCAGACTACAACAGATAACCTACAGCAGAAAAACGACGTTCTCAAAGCAGATCTCGCAAATAAAATCACATTAATAGAGACGATGCGAAAACAGCTGCCAGGCGCCGCCCCACTGCCGGCAGAGCTTATCTCTATGCTCGAGAGCTGGGCCAGGGGCAACGAACTTGTCACCTTCGAGCCGAACAGAAGCGCCGTCAAATTCAAGAGTAGCCTTTTCGCGGGAGGAAGCGCCGAGGTAGAACCTGCCGGAGCAGAGATGCTCAAGTCTCTGTGCAAAATCCTAAATACGGAGCAGGCAAAAGAATTCGATATTATAATTGCCGGCCATACCGATAACCAGCCCATCTTAAACCCTGCAACCCTCGCCAAGCATCCTTCGAATCTGCATCTTTCAGTTCACAGAGCGATATCGGTATTTAATGTTATGACAAACAACGGCATTATCCCTGAACGGGTAAGTGTGCGCGGGTTCGGGGAATACAGGCCTATTGTGCCAAATGAGCCGAATATGGTCGGCACGCCGCAGAACAGGCGGGTTGAGATTTACATCGTCCCACGAGGAATATAG
- a CDS encoding response regulator transcription factor, with protein METILIVEDDHTMLRGLKDNFEFKGYHVLTAADGEEGLNAALNKKPDLIILDIMLPKINGYEVCRLIRQENLDMPIIMLTAKGEESDIILGLNLGADDYLTKPFSIKELLARAAAFLRRRKQAKRDVYEFADFKLDVPARTLTRKGKEIKLSPKEFSLLELFVRMPGRALTRDEILNKVWGYDSFTGQRGIDRFITTLRNKIESNPHNPVFIRTIREIGYKFEPPE; from the coding sequence ATGGAAACGATTCTGATAGTTGAAGATGACCACACTATGCTCCGTGGACTGAAGGATAACTTCGAGTTCAAAGGCTATCACGTGCTTACGGCAGCCGATGGTGAAGAAGGGCTCAATGCCGCTCTTAACAAAAAGCCCGACCTTATTATTCTCGATATTATGCTCCCGAAAATAAATGGGTATGAGGTTTGTAGGCTTATTCGCCAGGAAAACTTGGATATGCCGATAATAATGCTGACCGCCAAGGGAGAGGAATCGGACATAATTTTGGGTCTCAATCTCGGTGCAGATGATTATCTTACTAAACCTTTCAGCATAAAGGAGCTTTTGGCGCGGGCAGCGGCATTTTTGCGACGGAGAAAACAGGCAAAACGGGATGTTTATGAGTTTGCAGATTTTAAGCTTGATGTCCCGGCGAGAACGCTGACGCGTAAAGGCAAAGAAATTAAACTGTCGCCGAAAGAGTTTAGTCTTCTGGAGTTGTTTGTCAGAATGCCGGGCAGGGCACTTACACGCGATGAAATACTAAATAAGGTCTGGGGTTATGACTCTTTTACGGGCCAGCGCGGCATCGACCGCTTCATCACCACACTTAGAAATAAAATAGAATCAAATCCGCACAATCCGGTTTTCATACGCACGATAAGGGAAATAGGTTATAAATTCGAACCCCCTGAATAA
- a CDS encoding response regulator transcription factor yields the protein MKDVLIIEDNLTMLRGLKDNFESKGYQVKTATDGELGLKAAMTGKPDLIILDIMLPKMNGYEVCSQIRKQNLDIPIIMLTAKDQEKDVVLGLNLGADDYVTKPFSIKVLMARAEALRRRKDKEPPVYKFGNCALDVIEGVFTRDGKKVKLTPEEFKLLHLFIRRSGETLMRGEILGAVWGQSHFITVRDVDNLVNALRDKIEPDPDDPTYIYTEEIVGYRFERPQTNGNDSDS from the coding sequence ATGAAAGATGTGCTGATTATTGAAGATAATCTAACTATGCTGCGGGGTCTCAAAGACAACTTCGAGTCAAAGGGCTACCAGGTCAAGACAGCCACTGATGGTGAGTTAGGCCTCAAGGCCGCAATGACCGGAAAACCCGACCTTATCATTCTTGATATTATGCTTCCGAAAATGAATGGTTACGAAGTGTGCAGTCAAATCCGCAAGCAGAATCTCGATATACCTATCATAATGCTGACTGCCAAAGACCAGGAAAAAGATGTTGTATTAGGATTGAATCTCGGGGCGGACGACTATGTTACAAAGCCATTCAGTATAAAAGTATTGATGGCTCGGGCCGAAGCGCTTAGGCGCCGAAAAGACAAAGAGCCGCCGGTATATAAATTTGGAAATTGTGCCCTGGATGTTATCGAAGGTGTTTTTACAAGGGATGGAAAAAAGGTTAAACTTACGCCCGAGGAATTCAAACTGTTGCATCTGTTTATTAGAAGGTCCGGGGAAACCCTTATGCGAGGGGAGATACTTGGCGCCGTGTGGGGCCAAAGTCACTTTATTACTGTTCGGGATGTCGATAATCTTGTTAACGCCCTGCGGGATAAGATTGAACCCGACCCGGACGACCCGACATATATTTATACCGAAGAGATAGTGGGCTACAGGTTTGAAAGGCCGCAAACTAATGGAAACGATTCTGATAGTTGA
- a CDS encoding HAMP domain-containing sensor histidine kinase has product MRARNNSIMRGKAKIDGGNQMRWVVLLLAVAVILPTVGLLWFIIQVVNNERLAVRQKLTTIYKERLEKTLHQTDARLSKYYELLDSKEIQTHPYQKKSLAIGHVAGFIVYDADGRRVYPLVSSEIDSAIESSAEFKDAWELEFVEHHFAQAAEIYDRKAAYADDSVRLAALIGKSRCLAKLEKPDEAIAACKEVAFSPLEKTADPTVLVLIGNARLLLLNLTRDNPAYNELFKQTLQQLASMLYSVNNAGFALPADHNLFLAQSLVGIARSKNLPDNEKNFKLPDFERLIAIEELSIRVSETFPQADTLENVKENKLKYLPLEGRVLYGIYHKTNGISVLALLSAENIVSIFANVGTEFRDSDVVYRIVDESGRFVAGADKLEDEPFVAVALGQDFPGWKIALAFKAGDVFEKAASRHIAVYVWTGVLVIVLILLAGGFAAQAVRKQIKLNKLKNDFIATVSHELKTPLASIRLLVDTLLEGNYKDQQQVTDYFHLVSKENERLTRLVDNFLSFSRMERNKQTFAMTWVNPADIARDAAEAIKTKFNAGRCDFQTQIADNLPDVFADHDVMVTAVVNLLENSYKYSYDDKKIELKVFSEDNFVCFSVKDNGIGLNRRQIKKIFDRFYQADTSLARRAEGTGLGLSIVKFIVDAHKGTISVDSEPGKGSTFTIRLAAKPLSTVDKEVAQ; this is encoded by the coding sequence ATGAGAGCGCGAAACAATAGTATTATGAGGGGCAAAGCCAAAATAGATGGTGGCAATCAAATGCGGTGGGTAGTATTGCTGCTTGCTGTGGCAGTGATACTGCCCACCGTCGGCTTATTGTGGTTTATCATTCAGGTCGTGAATAATGAGCGTCTTGCTGTTCGCCAGAAGCTTACCACAATTTACAAAGAACGGCTGGAAAAAACACTTCATCAAACCGATGCAAGATTGTCCAAATATTATGAACTTTTGGACAGCAAAGAAATTCAGACGCACCCGTATCAAAAAAAATCTCTTGCGATTGGGCATGTCGCAGGTTTTATTGTATACGATGCTGATGGTCGGCGTGTTTACCCGCTTGTTTCTTCTGAGATAGATAGTGCCATTGAGTCTTCAGCGGAGTTTAAGGACGCTTGGGAGCTTGAGTTTGTCGAACACCACTTCGCACAGGCTGCGGAGATTTATGACCGTAAAGCAGCGTACGCCGACGACAGTGTTCGTCTCGCCGCCCTTATAGGCAAAAGCAGATGTTTGGCAAAACTTGAAAAACCCGATGAGGCTATTGCTGCCTGTAAGGAGGTTGCCTTTAGTCCTTTGGAAAAAACAGCCGACCCAACTGTTCTGGTTCTTATCGGAAACGCCAGGTTATTATTGCTTAATTTGACGCGGGATAATCCTGCTTATAACGAATTATTTAAACAGACATTACAACAGTTGGCTTCGATGCTTTATTCGGTGAACAACGCCGGGTTTGCATTGCCGGCCGACCACAACCTGTTTCTTGCTCAGTCCCTCGTCGGCATTGCACGCAGTAAAAATTTGCCTGATAATGAGAAGAATTTTAAGTTGCCTGATTTTGAGAGATTGATCGCTATTGAAGAATTGTCTATCCGGGTATCTGAAACCTTCCCGCAGGCCGACACCCTTGAAAATGTAAAAGAGAATAAGCTTAAATACCTGCCGCTCGAAGGCCGGGTTTTATATGGTATTTATCACAAAACCAACGGCATTTCTGTGCTGGCCCTGTTGTCCGCAGAGAATATTGTGTCGATTTTCGCTAACGTTGGAACAGAGTTCAGGGATTCTGATGTTGTTTATAGAATAGTGGATGAGTCCGGCAGGTTTGTGGCAGGTGCAGATAAGCTTGAGGATGAACCTTTTGTAGCAGTTGCTCTTGGGCAGGATTTCCCGGGCTGGAAAATTGCGCTGGCCTTCAAAGCCGGGGACGTCTTTGAAAAAGCGGCAAGCAGGCACATTGCTGTTTATGTCTGGACGGGTGTCCTTGTTATTGTGTTAATTCTCCTTGCAGGCGGTTTTGCCGCGCAGGCTGTTAGAAAACAGATAAAACTTAACAAGCTCAAAAATGATTTCATAGCCACGGTTTCCCATGAATTGAAAACTCCTTTAGCTTCGATACGTTTGCTTGTGGATACGTTGCTGGAAGGCAATTATAAGGACCAGCAGCAGGTTACGGACTATTTTCATCTGGTTTCAAAGGAGAATGAAAGATTGACCCGCTTGGTCGATAACTTTCTGAGCTTTTCGAGGATGGAGCGGAACAAGCAAACCTTCGCGATGACATGGGTAAATCCTGCGGACATTGCACGGGATGCTGCCGAGGCCATAAAGACTAAATTCAACGCAGGTCGGTGTGATTTTCAAACCCAAATAGCCGACAATTTGCCTGATGTGTTTGCTGACCATGATGTAATGGTTACGGCCGTCGTCAATTTGCTGGAGAATTCCTACAAATATTCTTATGATGATAAGAAAATCGAGTTAAAAGTTTTCTCAGAGGACAATTTTGTTTGTTTCTCGGTTAAGGATAACGGAATAGGTTTGAATCGCAGGCAGATAAAAAAAATATTCGACAGGTTCTATCAGGCGGATACTTCTCTCGCCCGTCGGGCCGAAGGTACCGGTTTGGGGCTGTCTATCGTCAAATTTATCGTTGACGCCCACAAGGGCACAATTTCCGTCGATAGCGAGCCGGGTAAAGGAAGCACTTTCACTATAAGATTAGCTGCTAAGCCGTTAAGCACGGTTGATAAAGAGGTTGCTCAATGA
- a CDS encoding sugar-binding protein — protein MKTLKIMTIMFLLIFGLLSTVVAAKPASVMLREGLYAEEVEGNIDAAMEIYEQIIKDKSASRENVAQALYRQGMCCLKKKDDAGAKAVFAKLTAEYADQTEIIGKVKPLLDDLMNYDPADLMPPGTLVYVELGSPGEQIETLLNMLKGTPFENPLAAMGGGNMPGAGGGQKSPADIFAALLNPSMMAEFKKIKGMAVGVTAIRQNNPPAVAVLYPGKSDALRGLIMMALSMAGTPGEPLEGMQTLNIPNSAAAAYDDKVIIIAQPSEQLKWCVKQYKGTASEPTLASSNKSFAKISKKQRQSNVVTVWANVDEAYTQVLKTGQNPQDIFKANAIADFNNIDEFILTVSIEPNSLVSKANVLFKDGHHCIAYDIIRTPNINKAALESVPSEAIALVSVALSRDNVAQVDTVREKIQNVTGLDIGREIYANIEQVTIFAMPADGNSAGWGSFSPACLGLAVTSHNPEQTRQILAMLLGTVNAINNNQSSGSVDANAGKFKIGMESGKELYCYMEQVGNTTILSLNRGVVDASIAAVKSKNSVCTAGPLAPAVNKISPTTSKLVLVNVGGAIRMAGPAINIGSLSDEQRNQMNVAIEQLARSADRTTIEIRTDEQVNSFALNTSITAIPPLNEVFGPVSQIAGIANQVKAVAKSQKLRGTMAATIMPAATPPVIDGNEDDVWSVAPVYKLKNVIYAPPSSPNDIAADFRAMWDADNLYLLVDVTDDSLVNDTRPDQAVTLPTGSTNIPWWYDDCVEVYIDAGNSKSNQYGSEDAQYHFDWDRTSPTMGRHNEHGRMENIEFAMKTIEKGYRTEIKFPWATLGKKPSAGSSIGLDVHVNDDDEGGERDTKITWCDKQDTAWSNPQAFGNGELAGIVGWWKFDETEGTTAADGSGNNHNGTLIGNAKWAQGKIGGAIDLDGKGSFIQIADKSAFNIAGQVTVACWANIRSVPSEYMAIVTKGDGSWRLSTAQQGRKFHGSVNNYNSIVLDGSTEVTANEWHYVVLVYDNEEVRIYVDGRLDAAKLWKGGIAVNDFDVLIGENAEQKGRSFDGLIDDVRIYNYALKDSDIMALYNESAKQ, from the coding sequence ATGAAAACGTTGAAAATTATGACAATTATGTTTTTGCTTATATTCGGCTTGTTGAGCACGGTAGTAGCAGCCAAACCCGCAAGTGTTATGCTGCGGGAGGGTCTCTATGCTGAGGAGGTCGAAGGCAATATTGATGCAGCGATGGAAATTTATGAGCAGATAATTAAGGATAAATCTGCGTCGAGAGAAAATGTGGCCCAGGCGCTTTACCGGCAGGGTATGTGCTGTCTGAAAAAGAAAGATGATGCCGGGGCAAAAGCGGTTTTTGCAAAGCTTACAGCCGAGTATGCCGATCAGACCGAGATTATTGGGAAGGTAAAACCGCTTTTGGATGATTTGATGAATTATGACCCGGCCGATTTGATGCCGCCGGGAACCCTCGTATATGTCGAGCTTGGAAGCCCCGGCGAGCAGATTGAGACTCTGCTTAACATGCTTAAGGGAACGCCTTTTGAGAATCCGCTGGCCGCAATGGGCGGTGGTAATATGCCAGGTGCCGGTGGCGGTCAGAAATCACCTGCGGATATCTTTGCTGCTCTTTTAAATCCGAGTATGATGGCCGAATTCAAAAAAATAAAGGGTATGGCTGTAGGTGTTACGGCTATCAGACAAAATAATCCACCTGCAGTTGCCGTATTGTATCCCGGCAAAAGTGACGCCTTGCGGGGTCTGATTATGATGGCATTAAGTATGGCTGGAACACCGGGCGAACCGCTCGAAGGTATGCAGACCCTCAACATTCCAAATTCGGCGGCAGCAGCCTACGATGACAAGGTGATTATCATTGCTCAACCGTCTGAACAGCTCAAGTGGTGTGTCAAACAATACAAGGGTACGGCTTCCGAGCCGACACTTGCTTCCAGTAATAAGTCGTTCGCAAAAATCAGCAAAAAACAGAGGCAAAGCAACGTGGTGACCGTATGGGCAAACGTAGACGAGGCCTATACGCAAGTCCTCAAGACCGGACAGAATCCGCAGGATATCTTTAAGGCCAATGCAATCGCTGATTTTAATAACATTGATGAATTTATCCTGACGGTTTCTATTGAGCCGAACAGCCTTGTCTCTAAGGCCAACGTGTTGTTTAAGGATGGGCATCACTGCATTGCTTACGATATTATTCGGACTCCGAATATAAACAAAGCTGCACTTGAGTCAGTGCCTTCGGAGGCAATAGCCCTTGTGAGCGTCGCATTGAGTCGGGACAACGTCGCCCAGGTTGATACAGTAAGAGAGAAGATTCAAAACGTCACGGGCCTCGATATCGGACGCGAAATTTATGCCAACATTGAGCAGGTCACGATTTTTGCTATGCCTGCCGATGGAAACTCCGCAGGTTGGGGTTCTTTTTCGCCTGCTTGCCTTGGTCTGGCAGTTACCAGCCACAATCCTGAGCAGACGCGTCAGATTCTTGCAATGCTGCTTGGAACTGTCAATGCGATAAATAATAATCAGTCGTCTGGCTCTGTGGACGCCAACGCCGGCAAATTTAAAATCGGTATGGAAAGCGGCAAAGAGCTTTACTGCTATATGGAACAGGTCGGGAATACTACCATTCTTTCACTTAATCGCGGTGTAGTCGATGCCTCTATTGCTGCGGTCAAAAGCAAAAACAGTGTTTGCACCGCGGGACCATTGGCACCGGCTGTGAACAAAATCTCACCTACGACAAGCAAGCTCGTCCTGGTTAATGTAGGCGGCGCAATCCGCATGGCTGGTCCGGCGATAAACATTGGGTCCCTTAGCGATGAACAGCGTAATCAGATGAACGTTGCTATAGAGCAGCTTGCCCGTTCTGCAGACCGCACGACCATCGAAATCCGCACCGATGAGCAGGTTAATAGCTTTGCTCTTAACACGAGCATAACAGCGATACCTCCTCTCAATGAGGTATTTGGGCCGGTTTCGCAAATCGCAGGTATAGCCAATCAGGTCAAGGCAGTAGCCAAATCCCAAAAATTACGGGGGACGATGGCCGCTACAATTATGCCTGCGGCAACACCGCCGGTAATTGATGGCAATGAGGATGATGTCTGGTCTGTTGCGCCGGTATACAAACTTAAAAACGTAATCTACGCGCCGCCATCCTCGCCGAACGATATTGCAGCCGACTTCAGGGCAATGTGGGATGCTGATAATCTCTACTTGCTTGTTGATGTGACCGACGATTCGCTTGTCAACGACACAAGGCCGGATCAGGCTGTAACCCTACCGACCGGTTCGACTAATATACCGTGGTGGTATGATGACTGCGTGGAGGTCTATATCGATGCCGGCAATAGCAAATCTAATCAATACGGCAGCGAAGACGCGCAGTATCACTTCGATTGGGATAGAACCAGCCCCACGATGGGCAGGCATAATGAGCATGGCAGAATGGAAAATATCGAATTTGCTATGAAGACGATTGAGAAGGGGTATCGCACCGAGATAAAATTCCCTTGGGCAACCTTGGGGAAGAAACCTTCTGCAGGGTCTTCGATAGGTTTAGACGTCCACGTCAACGATGACGATGAGGGCGGAGAACGTGACACCAAAATTACATGGTGTGATAAGCAGGACACCGCCTGGAGCAATCCACAGGCCTTCGGAAACGGCGAATTGGCTGGTATCGTCGGCTGGTGGAAATTTGATGAAACCGAAGGCACCACAGCCGCGGACGGCAGCGGAAACAATCACAATGGAACGCTTATCGGCAACGCCAAATGGGCACAGGGTAAAATCGGCGGTGCAATCGACCTGGACGGGAAAGGTAGTTTCATCCAGATTGCCGACAAATCAGCTTTTAATATTGCCGGCCAGGTTACTGTCGCCTGCTGGGCGAATATTCGCTCCGTGCCTTCTGAATATATGGCAATCGTAACAAAAGGCGACGGCTCCTGGCGATTGTCCACCGCTCAGCAGGGAAGAAAGTTTCATGGCTCCGTTAACAACTATAATAGTATTGTTCTGGATGGCTCGACCGAGGTCACGGCTAACGAATGGCATTATGTTGTGCTGGTCTACGACAACGAGGAAGTGCGCATCTACGTTGACGGCAGGCTCGATGCCGCGAAGCTCTGGAAAGGTGGAATTGCTGTAAACGACTTTGACGTTCTTATTGGCGAGAACGCTGAACAAAAGGGCAGGTCTTTCGACGGATTAATTGACGATGTCAGAATATATAATTATGCCCTTAAAGATTCTGATATAATGGCTTTGTATAATGAGAGCGCGAAACAATAG
- the hypF gene encoding carbamoyltransferase HypF: MIKRQRIFITGRVQGVGFRPAVYKIAGQLGLTGFVYNNTKGVTIELQGTKEKIVEFSGRLRGRDKPPQAEIKSYKATDINTVEGEEKFTIKTSKSEGTALSQVTADMAVCEGCLAEMADKKDFRYRYPFINCTNCGPRYSIVKTIPYDRCNTTMSVFEMCDKCAAQYTDVSDRRFHAQPVACTACGPKIWLTNANGKTIETEKVIAETARLLLDGKIVAIKGVGGFHLAVDALNDKAVRRLRERKRRDHKPFAMMAASIQSIKEYAIVSESAEMELKSPQSPIVLLPRKNGSAIAPSATEGVNTFGFMLCYAPLHYLLFAEGIKILVMTSGNMSDEPLICKNEQALKKLGNVADAFLMHDREIHRQVDDSIVHFVDEQAVPLRRARGYVPGPVLIKESCREDIFAAGADMKNTFCFVKQNQLICSEHIGELEDAEVHHHYINSIEHLRKLFEVEPKVAVCDLHPGYLSTQYALSMLDVKTIQVQHHWAHIASVLAEHEQEGPAIGLAADGTGYGTDGAIWGCECMIATLENFERFGHLAYYPLAGADKASKEAIRPLLGLLKKTYGDGFKLEKFRWLIDKIESDTSKQQIISEQIEKQVNTMQTSSLGRVFDAVAAMVGLGAYNHFEAQLPMALEAIAENSIEASYGFELIKKTNEPVQIDLCKMIRQIISDIKEGTDGGVISAKFHNTIATALLEMAKEARASKKLDTVALSGGVFCNRYLTNCLIKLLKKNNFCVLFNREFPSNDGGISVGQAAIAARIVNSGW, encoded by the coding sequence TTGATTAAAAGACAAAGAATATTTATAACGGGACGGGTGCAGGGAGTCGGGTTTCGTCCGGCTGTGTACAAAATAGCCGGCCAATTAGGACTTACCGGCTTTGTTTATAACAACACGAAGGGGGTAACAATAGAATTACAGGGAACAAAAGAGAAAATAGTGGAATTTTCAGGACGGCTGCGGGGCAGGGACAAGCCGCCCCAGGCGGAGATAAAATCATATAAAGCGACCGATATAAATACGGTAGAGGGCGAAGAGAAATTCACAATCAAAACAAGCAAATCCGAAGGAACAGCTCTGTCGCAGGTAACAGCAGATATGGCTGTGTGCGAAGGTTGTCTTGCGGAAATGGCTGATAAAAAAGATTTCCGGTACAGGTATCCGTTTATAAACTGCACCAACTGCGGACCGAGATATTCAATAGTTAAAACAATCCCTTATGACAGATGCAATACAACAATGTCCGTGTTTGAGATGTGCGACAAATGTGCTGCTCAATACACGGACGTATCTGACCGGCGTTTTCATGCCCAGCCGGTTGCCTGCACAGCCTGCGGACCGAAAATATGGCTGACAAACGCAAATGGGAAAACAATAGAAACCGAGAAGGTAATCGCTGAAACTGCGCGTTTACTTCTGGATGGAAAGATTGTGGCGATAAAAGGAGTCGGCGGGTTTCATTTGGCTGTCGATGCGCTTAATGATAAGGCAGTAAGGAGACTACGAGAACGCAAAAGAAGAGACCATAAGCCATTTGCCATGATGGCGGCTTCAATTCAAAGCATAAAGGAATACGCAATTGTGAGCGAATCGGCTGAGATGGAATTAAAAAGCCCTCAAAGCCCAATTGTGCTGCTGCCTCGGAAGAACGGTTCAGCAATAGCACCATCGGCTACAGAGGGCGTCAACACCTTCGGCTTTATGCTCTGCTATGCCCCCCTGCACTATTTGCTTTTCGCCGAGGGTATAAAAATTCTGGTGATGACCAGCGGAAATATGTCCGATGAGCCGCTGATTTGCAAAAATGAGCAGGCACTTAAGAAACTCGGCAACGTTGCGGACGCCTTTCTGATGCACGACAGGGAGATTCATCGACAGGTTGACGATTCGATAGTTCATTTTGTAGACGAACAAGCGGTCCCCTTAAGAAGAGCCAGAGGATATGTGCCGGGACCAGTCCTGATAAAAGAAAGCTGCAGGGAAGACATATTTGCGGCCGGGGCTGATATGAAAAATACTTTCTGCTTTGTAAAACAGAATCAGCTTATATGCAGCGAACACATAGGCGAACTCGAAGACGCAGAAGTCCATCATCACTACATCAACTCAATCGAGCATTTGCGGAAGCTGTTCGAAGTCGAGCCGAAAGTTGCGGTCTGCGACCTTCACCCTGGGTATTTATCAACTCAATACGCCCTTTCGATGCTGGATGTAAAGACAATCCAGGTCCAGCATCACTGGGCACACATTGCATCGGTTTTAGCTGAACACGAGCAGGAAGGACCGGCCATCGGGCTTGCAGCTGACGGTACGGGCTACGGGACAGATGGAGCAATTTGGGGCTGTGAGTGCATGATAGCGACGCTGGAGAATTTTGAGCGATTTGGACATTTAGCTTATTATCCACTGGCGGGCGCGGACAAAGCAAGCAAAGAAGCTATAAGACCATTGCTTGGGCTGCTGAAAAAAACTTACGGAGACGGTTTCAAATTGGAGAAATTCAGATGGCTGATTGACAAAATTGAGTCAGACACAAGCAAACAACAGATTATATCAGAGCAAATTGAAAAACAGGTAAACACCATGCAAACTTCAAGCTTGGGCAGAGTTTTCGATGCGGTCGCTGCTATGGTCGGGTTGGGGGCATACAATCATTTCGAAGCACAGCTTCCGATGGCCCTTGAAGCAATTGCAGAAAACAGCATCGAAGCGTCATACGGCTTCGAGCTTATCAAAAAAACCAATGAGCCGGTTCAGATTGATTTGTGTAAAATGATAAGACAGATAATTTCTGATATTAAGGAAGGAACCGACGGCGGAGTCATCTCGGCGAAATTCCACAACACCATTGCCACCGCCCTGCTGGAGATGGCCAAAGAAGCACGGGCAAGTAAAAAGTTAGACACGGTTGCGCTAAGCGGCGGGGTATTTTGTAACCGATATTTGACAAACTGTTTAATTAAACTCTTGAAGAAAAATAATTTTTGCGTATTATTTAACCGAGAGTTCCCGTCGAATGACGGGGGAATATCTGTAGGCCAAGCGGCGATCGCCGCCAGAATCGTGAATAGCGGTTGGTGA
- a CDS encoding HypC/HybG/HupF family hydrogenase formation chaperone — MCLAIPARIVELKGDNAVVDAIGNRYKAKTTLLPKAKLGDLVLVHAGFAISLVDEDEAKKTWQLIAEMNNFEETRDKISG, encoded by the coding sequence ATGTGTTTAGCAATACCAGCAAGAATAGTAGAATTGAAAGGTGATAACGCGGTTGTCGACGCCATAGGCAACCGATATAAAGCCAAGACCACGCTGCTGCCAAAAGCCAAGCTGGGGGATTTGGTGCTGGTGCACGCCGGATTTGCCATTTCGCTTGTCGACGAAGATGAAGCAAAAAAGACGTGGCAGCTTATTGCGGAGATGAACAATTTTGAAGAAACACGGGATAAAATTTCAGGGTAA